One window from the genome of Osmerus eperlanus chromosome 1, fOsmEpe2.1, whole genome shotgun sequence encodes:
- the LOC134030321 gene encoding uncharacterized protein LOC134030321: MWHVDKLLKAMHTLFHHVPARREDYVRLTKSTVFPRPFCGHRWLENLPVIERALAVWPSLKLYMDAVHRKELPNPKTASFDTIEVAHNDPLTITRMHFFMTVARTFDPFMRKYQTDEPVMPFFGKDLAELLKSLLRRFVKRPVLQDITALQLTTLDLSDKNLLLFPEKVDIGLGAEEALKVLS; encoded by the exons ATGTGGCATGTGGACAAGCTACTAAAGGCAATGCACACATTATTCCACCATGTTCCAGCGAGGAGGGAGGACTACGTAAGACTCACCAAGTCCACAGTGTTCCCTCGGCCATTCTGCGGCCATCGGTGGCTGGAAAACCTTCCGGTTATCGAGAGGGCTCTGGCGGTCTGGCCATCTCTCAAGCTATACATGGATGCTGTGCACAGAAAAGAGCTGCCAAACCCCAAGACGGCATCATTTGACACCATTGAAGTAGCCCACAACGATCCTTTAACCATAACGAGGATGCACTTCTTCATGACAGTGGCCAGGACCTTTGATCCATTCATGAGGAAGTACCAAACAGACGAACCTGTGATGCCTTTCTTTGGCAAAGACTTGGCTGAGTTGCTTAAG AGTCTACTGAGGCGCTTTGTTAAAAGGCCGGTCCTGCAAGACATCACTGCCCTTCAGCTTACCACACTGGACCTGTCTGACAAGAACTTGCTCCTCTTCCCAGAGAAGGTTGACATTGGCTTGGGTGCTGAGGAAGCTCTCAAGGTATTGTCATGA